A region of Lathamus discolor isolate bLatDis1 chromosome 14, bLatDis1.hap1, whole genome shotgun sequence DNA encodes the following proteins:
- the MLXIPL gene encoding LOW QUALITY PROTEIN: carbohydrate-responsive element-binding protein (The sequence of the model RefSeq protein was modified relative to this genomic sequence to represent the inferred CDS: inserted 2 bases in 1 codon): MAGTQVGLRGPFPEPVVGPCPMSDSDSDSEDTAVGGTGAGARAQNPSQVIHSGHFMVSSPHSDSLPRRRHHRTEPEAADPRSIDPTLTRLFECMSLEYSGKLVSPKWKNFKGLRLLCRDKIRLNNAIWRAWYIQYVERRKNPVCGFITPLEGSEADEHRKPEAVVLEGNYWKRRIEVVMREYHKWRIYYKKRLRKTTREEEVSSPKQDEDLWRPMEKWCNQLFCNVVPMLLGDEEEEPGGRQHFDLDTFLSDISDTLFTMTQTPSAHQALPEDAYVGNADMIQPDLAPLQPSLDDMEISDIFTSHRPLPSQMQPGYQEPPCFMPMAEPLFSDGGCLMGARGLPTSPEAPLSPSTLLQVSRTTARSPRPQCPXATALTTLCLPQPGGASQLGLHGAFLGPELPPALLPPNTPTTVPSDLSPQLRHKPLLQYGPPSLEPPGPHYPPPSLSPGTSVLSPDPLCSPIPAPRCKFPYPSSPSPSLLIHPTSPLSAPCFAPHSPELGYAVGMVPPGYPGPAAPELLPPTSLLGDPRFAHPKGLPQGKSERLKAKPNGTKVKRLPGPPPPTPLAMPNPCLSQLLTAAKQEPVLDAPSPIGEGLVPTSPVSPQSAVPDVPAAFLSRMARLSPGLAPGSSPSQVVPVPLAGTQPGALVVPKAERLSPTPACGIDWPKPGQASPRPTTGLGTGIPLHHPVSCRGRPEPSKVESRRITHISAEQKRRFNIKLGFNTLHSLVSTLNAQPSIKVSKATTLQKTAEYICKLQQERAALQDEAQRLREQIEELNGSINLCQEQLPATGVPITRQRFDQMRSMFDEYVRSSTLQNWKFWIFSIIIRPLFESFNGMVSTASMESLTQTSLAWLDQHCSLPALRPTVLSSLRQLSVSTSILSDPACIPEQATRAVAGMGRGGSS; encoded by the exons ATGGCAGGAACTCAGGTGGGGCTCCGGGGACCCTTCCCGGAGCCCGTGGTTGGGCCATGCCCCATGTCTGACTCTGACTCAGACTCTGAGGACACGGCTGTGGGTGGCACAGGAGCTGGTGCCAGGGCGCAGAACCCCTCTCAGGTCATCCACAGTGGTCACTTCATGGTGTCGTCCCCGCACAGCGACTCGCTGCCCCGGCGGCGCCATCACCGCACCGAGCCCGAAGCGGCCGATCCCCGGAGCATCGACCCGACCCTCACCCGGCTCTTCGAGTGCATGAGCCTGGAGTACAG TGGGAAGCTGGTGTCTCCAAAGTGGAAGAATTTCAAGGGGCTGCGGCTGCTTTGCCGGGACAAAATTCGTCTCAACAATGCAATCTGGAGAGCGTGGTACATCCAGT ATGTGGAGCGGAGGAAGAATCCTGTATGCGGCTTCATCACCCCGCTTGAGGGCTCAGAAGCTGATGAGCACCGAAAACCAGAG GCTGTTGTGCTGGAGGGCAACTACTGGAAACGCCGCATCGAGGTGGTGATGAGGGAGTACCACAAGTGGAGGATCTACTACAAGAAGCGA CTCCGAAAGACCACTCGGGAGGAAGAGGTCTCCAGTCCAAAGCAA GATGAAGATCTCTGGAGGCCGATGGAGAAATGGTGCAACCAGCTCTTCTGCAACGTGGTGCCCATGCTGCTtggggatgaggaagaggagccAGGGGGTAGGCAGCACTTTGACTTGGATACCTTCCTCTCGGACATCTCTGACACCCTCTTCACCATGACACAGACGCCCAGTGCCCATCAGGCACTCCCCGAGGATG CGTATGTTGGGAATGCTGACATGATACAGCCGGACCTGGcgcccctgcagcccagcctggATGATATGGAGATCTCAG ATATCTTCACCAGCCACCGGCCACTGCCATCGCAGATGCAGCCAGGCTACCAGGAGCCACCCTGCTTCATGCCCATGGCCGAGCCCCTGTTCAGTGATGGGGGGTGCCTGATGGGTGCTCGGGGGCTGCCCACAAGCCCCGAGGCCCCGCTCTCACCCAGCACCCTCCTCCAGGTGAGCAGGACCACAGCCCGCAGCCCGCGGCCGCAGTGCCC GGCCACTGCTCTGACCACCCTGTGTCTCCCGCAGCCCGGCGGTGCCTCCCAGCTTGGCCTCCACGGCGCCTTCCTGGGCCCCgagctccccccagccctgctgccccccaACACCCCCACCACAGTGCCCAGCGACCTCAGCCCCCAGCTCCGACACAAGCCCCTGCTGCAGTACGGGCCCCCCAGCCTGGAGCCACCAGGACCCCACTACCCCCCTCCCAGCCTGTCCCCCGGGACATCAGTGCTGAGCCCGGaccccctgtgctcccccatcCCAGCACCTCGCTGCAAGTTCCCCTaccccagctcccccagcccttcGCTCCTCATCCATCCCACATCCCCCCTCTCAGCACCCTGCTTCGCCCCCCACTCCCCGGAGCTGGGCTATGCTGTAGGCATGGTTCCCCCGGGGtaccctggcccggctgcccccgagctcctgcctcccaccTCCCTGCTGGGCGACCCCAGGTTTGCCCACCCCAAGGGGCTGCCCCAGGGCAAGAGCGAGCGACTGAAGGCAAAGCCCAATGGCACCAAGGTGAAGAGGCTGCCGGGACCCCCCCCACCGACACCCCTGGCCATGCCCAACCCCTGCCTGAGCCAGCTCCTGACCGCAG CCAAGCAGGAGCCAGTCCTGGATGCCCCAAGCCCGATAGGTGAAGGACTCGTGCCCACATCCCCTGTTTCCCCG cagagcgCTGTCCCCGACGTTCCTGCCGCCTTCCTCTCCAGGATGGCCCGGCTGAGCCCAGGGCTGGCTCCTGGCTCCAGCCCTTCCCAGGTGGTGCCGGTGCCGCTGGCGGGCACCCAGCCGGGCGCACTGGTGGTGCCCAAGGCGGAGCGGCTGTCCCCCACACCAGCTTGCG gcATTGACTGGCCCAAACCTGGCCAGGCTTCCCCGAGACCCACCACAGGGCTGGGCACTGGCATCCCCCTGCACCATCCCGTGTCATGTCGGGGCAGGCCTGAGCCCAGCAAG GTGGAGAGCCGCCGCATCACACacatctctgctgagcagaagagGCGCTTCAACATCAAGCTGGGCTTCAACACCCTGCACAGCCTGGTGAGCACGCTGAACGCCCAGCCCAGCATCAAG GTCAGCAAGGCCACCACCTTGCAGAAGACAGCTGAGTACATCtgcaagctgcagcaggagcgGGCAGCCCTGCAGGACGAGGCACAGCGGCTGCGGGAGCAGATCGAGGAGCTCAATGGCTCCATCAA CCTCTGCCAGGAGCAGCTGCCAGCCACAGGGGTGCCCATCACACGCCAGCGCTTCGACCAGATGCGCAGCATGTTTGACGAGTACGTCCGCTCCTCCACGCTGCAGAACTGGAAGTTCTGGATC TTCAGTATCATCATCCGGCCCCTCTTTGAGTCTTTCAATGGCATGGTCTCCACCGCCAGCATGGAGAGCCTCACGCAGACGTCTCTGGCCTGGCTGGATCAGCACTGCTCTCTCCCAGCGCTTCGGCCAA CCGTCCTGAGCTCCCTCCGGCAGCTGAGCGTTTCCACCTCCATCCTCAGTGACCCAGCCTGCATCCCCGAGCAGGCGACGCGGGCAGTGGCAGGGATGGGCCGTGGTGGCTCCTCGTAG
- the TBL2 gene encoding transducin beta-like protein 2 isoform X1 encodes MRAVSHAAEVAVAGRWRRWLWLGWGCPVPSPCSSSSSCCLRPCCAVPARGGCPPRPPTVPERTVPPPPPGRGSTRRRSRRRGPGGTKRSSTASPTGCWSPPSSNGKYLASCADDRTVRLWSTRDFAAREHHCLRANMGLDHAELIRFSPDSRAFVVWLASSETIRVYKMTKKDDGNFTFTAAAGDFPKKHKAPIINIGVAETGKFIMTASNDTTIMIWSPKGEVLASINTNQMSNAYATVSPCGRFVASCGFTPDVKVWEVCFGKNGDFREVARAFELKGHAAGIHSFSFSNDSRRMATLSKDGTWKFWDTDVEYKKQQDPYLLLTGKCEVAEPCRIALSPNAHVVAISSGADIVVYNTRRGEEEERFIGVHGQCITDLAFDTSSRYLVSCGDRAIRVFHNTAGHRAVVEEMEAILRKTGNKATRERLEQQISSARQALAAIYGKKH; translated from the exons ATGCGCGCAGTGTCCCACGCCGCTGAGGTGGCGGTGGCGGGAAGATGGAGGCGGTGGTTGTGGCTGGGCTGGGGTTGCCCGGTGCCGTcgccctgctcctcctcctcctcctgctgcttgcGGCCGTGCTGCGCCGTGCCGGCCCGCGGGGGATGCCCGCCGCGTCCCCCCACG GTTCCAGAGCGAAcggtgccgccgccgccgccaggCCGGGGGAGCACAAGAAGGCGAAGCCGGCGGCGCGGGCCCGGAGGGACAAAGCGCAGCAGCACGGCTTCACCCACCGGCTGCTGGTCGCCGCCCTCAAG CAACGGGAAGTACCTGGCGTCGTGCGCCGATGACCGCACGGTCCGACTGTGGAGCACCCGCGACTTTGCGGCACGCGAGCACCACTGCCTGCGTGCCAACATGGGGCTGGACCACGCCGAGCTCATCCGCTTCAGCCCCGACTCACG GGCATTTGTTGTCTGGCTGGCGAGCAGTGAGACAATTCGTGTCTATAAAATGACCAAGAAGGATGACGGCAACTTCACCttcactgcagctgctggggaCTTCCCAAAGAAGCACAAAGCTCCCATCATCAACATAGGAGTTGCAGAGACAG GAAAGTTCATCATGACAGCTTCCAATGACACTACCATCATGATCTGGAGCCCAAAGGGTGAAGTCCTGGCCAGCATTAACACTAACCAGATGAGCAATGCTTATGCCACAGTGTCGCCCTGCGGGAG GTTTGTGGCATCCTGCGGCTTTACCCCTGATGTGAAGGTGTGGGAGGTGTGTTTTGGTAAGAATGGAGACTTCCGGGAGGTTGCCAGGGCTTTTGAGCTCAAAGGCCATGCTGCTGGCATacattccttctccttctccaatGACTCAAGGAG GATGGCAACTCTTTCCAAGGATGGGACGTGGAAGTTCTGGGACACAGATGTGGAATATAAGAAGCAACAGGATCCCTACCTGCTGCTGACAGGGAAGTGTGAGGTGGCAGAGCCCTGCCGCATCGCCCTGTCTCCCAATGCTCATGTCGTCGCCATCTCCAGTGGTGCTGACATCGTGGTGTATAACACGCGgagaggtgaggaggaggagcgCTTCATTGGTGTGCACGGGCAGTGCATCACAGACTTGGCTTTTGACACCAGCAGCCGCTACCTGGTGTCTTGCGGGGACCGGGCCATCCGTGTCTTCCACAACACGGCTGGGCACCGAGCGGTGGTGGAAGAGATGGAGGCAATCCTGAGAAAAACTGGGAACAAAGCCACGCGGGAGCGCCTGGAGCAGCAGATCTCCAGTGCCCGCCAGGCTCTGGCTGCCATCTACGGCAAGAAGCACTGA
- the TBL2 gene encoding transducin beta-like protein 2 isoform X2, which produces MEAVVVAGLGLPGAVALLLLLLLLLAAVLRRAGPRGMPAASPHGSRANGAAAAARPGEHKKAKPAARARRDKAQQHGFTHRLLVAALKGHSGNVSCLDFSSNGKYLASCADDRTVRLWSTRDFAAREHHCLRANMGLDHAELIRFSPDSRAFVVWLASSETIRVYKMTKKDDGNFTFTAAAGDFPKKHKAPIINIGVAETGKFIMTASNDTTIMIWSPKGEVLASINTNQMSNAYATVSPCGRFVASCGFTPDVKVWEVCFGKNGDFREVARAFELKGHAAGIHSFSFSNDSRRMATLSKDGTWKFWDTDVEYKKQQDPYLLLTGKCEVAEPCRIALSPNAHVVAISSGADIVVYNTRRGEEEERFIGVHGQCITDLAFDTSSRYLVSCGDRAIRVFHNTAGHRAVVEEMEAILRKTGNKATRERLEQQISSARQALAAIYGKKH; this is translated from the exons ATGGAGGCGGTGGTTGTGGCTGGGCTGGGGTTGCCCGGTGCCGTcgccctgctcctcctcctcctcctgctgcttgcGGCCGTGCTGCGCCGTGCCGGCCCGCGGGGGATGCCCGCCGCGTCCCCCCACG GTTCCAGAGCGAAcggtgccgccgccgccgccaggCCGGGGGAGCACAAGAAGGCGAAGCCGGCGGCGCGGGCCCGGAGGGACAAAGCGCAGCAGCACGGCTTCACCCACCGGCTGCTGGTCGCCGCCCTCAAG GGCCACAGTGGCAATGTTTCCTGCCTGGACTTCAGCAGCAACGGGAAGTACCTGGCGTCGTGCGCCGATGACCGCACGGTCCGACTGTGGAGCACCCGCGACTTTGCGGCACGCGAGCACCACTGCCTGCGTGCCAACATGGGGCTGGACCACGCCGAGCTCATCCGCTTCAGCCCCGACTCACG GGCATTTGTTGTCTGGCTGGCGAGCAGTGAGACAATTCGTGTCTATAAAATGACCAAGAAGGATGACGGCAACTTCACCttcactgcagctgctggggaCTTCCCAAAGAAGCACAAAGCTCCCATCATCAACATAGGAGTTGCAGAGACAG GAAAGTTCATCATGACAGCTTCCAATGACACTACCATCATGATCTGGAGCCCAAAGGGTGAAGTCCTGGCCAGCATTAACACTAACCAGATGAGCAATGCTTATGCCACAGTGTCGCCCTGCGGGAG GTTTGTGGCATCCTGCGGCTTTACCCCTGATGTGAAGGTGTGGGAGGTGTGTTTTGGTAAGAATGGAGACTTCCGGGAGGTTGCCAGGGCTTTTGAGCTCAAAGGCCATGCTGCTGGCATacattccttctccttctccaatGACTCAAGGAG GATGGCAACTCTTTCCAAGGATGGGACGTGGAAGTTCTGGGACACAGATGTGGAATATAAGAAGCAACAGGATCCCTACCTGCTGCTGACAGGGAAGTGTGAGGTGGCAGAGCCCTGCCGCATCGCCCTGTCTCCCAATGCTCATGTCGTCGCCATCTCCAGTGGTGCTGACATCGTGGTGTATAACACGCGgagaggtgaggaggaggagcgCTTCATTGGTGTGCACGGGCAGTGCATCACAGACTTGGCTTTTGACACCAGCAGCCGCTACCTGGTGTCTTGCGGGGACCGGGCCATCCGTGTCTTCCACAACACGGCTGGGCACCGAGCGGTGGTGGAAGAGATGGAGGCAATCCTGAGAAAAACTGGGAACAAAGCCACGCGGGAGCGCCTGGAGCAGCAGATCTCCAGTGCCCGCCAGGCTCTGGCTGCCATCTACGGCAAGAAGCACTGA
- the BCL7B gene encoding B-cell CLL/lymphoma 7 protein family member B isoform X1, translating to MSGRSVRAETRSRAKDDIKKVMAAIERVRRWEKKWVTVGDTSLRIFKWVPVADSKEKEKSKSSSSNAGEPNGFPADTSANSSLLLEFQGAVSADENSNQSSLSDVYQLKVDSSPNSSPSPQQSESMSPAHTSDFRTDDSQPPTLGQETLEEPSLPSSEVADEPPTLTKEEPVPLETQVTEEEEDSGAPPLKRFCADQNSVCHTASES from the exons ATGTCGGGCCGCTCGGTGCGCGCCGAGACCCGCAGCCGCGCCAAGGATGACATCAAGAAAGTGATGGCGGCCATCGAGCGCGTCCGCAGATG GGAGAAGAAGTGGGTGACGGTGGGGGACACCTCGCTGCGGATATTCAAGTGGGTGCCGGTGGCGGACAGCAAGGAG AAAGAGAAATCCAAGTCAAGTAGCAGCAATGCCGGAGAACCCAATGGCTTCCCAGCTGACACCTCTGCCAACTCCTCTCTCCTCCTGGAGTTCCAAG gtgctgtttctgcagatgAGAACAGCAACCAGAGCTCACTGTCAGATGTCTACCAGCTCAAGGTTGATAGCAGCCCCaactccagccccagcccccaGCAGAGTGAGTCCATGAGTCCTGCCCACACGTCCGACTTCCGCACGGATGACTCACAGCCACCGACGCTGGGGCAGGAGACGCTGGAAG agccctccctgccttcctcgGAAGTTGCAGATGAGCCTCCCACTCTCACAAAGGAAGAGCCGGTCCCTCTTGAGACTCAG GTaactgaagaggaggaggattcTGGTGCACCGCCCCTGAAGAGATTTTGTGCTGATCAGAACTCTGTGTGCCACACGGCCTCGGAGAGCTAG
- the BCL7B gene encoding B-cell CLL/lymphoma 7 protein family member B isoform X2 — MSGRSVRAETRSRAKDDIKKVMAAIERVRRWEKKWVTVGDTSLRIFKWVPVADSKEKEKSKSSSSNAGEPNGFPADTSANSSLLLEFQDENSNQSSLSDVYQLKVDSSPNSSPSPQQSESMSPAHTSDFRTDDSQPPTLGQETLEEPSLPSSEVADEPPTLTKEEPVPLETQVTEEEEDSGAPPLKRFCADQNSVCHTASES, encoded by the exons ATGTCGGGCCGCTCGGTGCGCGCCGAGACCCGCAGCCGCGCCAAGGATGACATCAAGAAAGTGATGGCGGCCATCGAGCGCGTCCGCAGATG GGAGAAGAAGTGGGTGACGGTGGGGGACACCTCGCTGCGGATATTCAAGTGGGTGCCGGTGGCGGACAGCAAGGAG AAAGAGAAATCCAAGTCAAGTAGCAGCAATGCCGGAGAACCCAATGGCTTCCCAGCTGACACCTCTGCCAACTCCTCTCTCCTCCTGGAGTTCCAAG atgAGAACAGCAACCAGAGCTCACTGTCAGATGTCTACCAGCTCAAGGTTGATAGCAGCCCCaactccagccccagcccccaGCAGAGTGAGTCCATGAGTCCTGCCCACACGTCCGACTTCCGCACGGATGACTCACAGCCACCGACGCTGGGGCAGGAGACGCTGGAAG agccctccctgccttcctcgGAAGTTGCAGATGAGCCTCCCACTCTCACAAAGGAAGAGCCGGTCCCTCTTGAGACTCAG GTaactgaagaggaggaggattcTGGTGCACCGCCCCTGAAGAGATTTTGTGCTGATCAGAACTCTGTGTGCCACACGGCCTCGGAGAGCTAG